The Candidatus Lernaella stagnicola genome contains a region encoding:
- a CDS encoding metal ABC transporter substrate-binding protein: MRNKVLVLLGLIALALSVVGCQKSERTPAPVEPAEVRRPLVVATTTMIADMARKIGGPDIEVVGLMKLGQDPHAYQPTPEDAVAIRNADLVLANGLRLERGLDDLIAAAGNKAVELGGHPVIITREGQGGAPDPHIWWNAMFFRTCATETTARLLKLRPDKANDIRGRAAWLLTELSELHQYTAIAIAQIPEKKRLLVTSHAAFNYFGEAYNIEVAPVLGTDPDTPPNTGESARLAALCAKRGVPAMFHENSVSPAQNELIDAVLRLAKKKKNFPIVVAGTLSSGSLGEPGTPAGSYLGAFKQNVRIIVEALAGKKAHPYFYQKDRRAR; encoded by the coding sequence GTGAGAAACAAGGTCTTGGTTCTGCTCGGTTTGATTGCCTTGGCGCTTTCCGTCGTTGGTTGCCAAAAGAGCGAGCGAACGCCCGCGCCCGTTGAACCGGCCGAAGTGCGACGCCCGTTGGTTGTAGCCACGACGACGATGATCGCCGACATGGCGCGGAAGATCGGTGGCCCCGACATCGAGGTGGTGGGTCTGATGAAGCTCGGGCAGGACCCGCACGCCTACCAGCCCACGCCGGAGGACGCGGTTGCTATTCGTAATGCCGATTTGGTTTTGGCTAACGGCTTACGGTTGGAACGCGGATTGGACGACCTGATTGCGGCGGCCGGAAACAAGGCCGTGGAGTTGGGCGGGCATCCAGTCATCATCACCCGCGAGGGGCAGGGGGGCGCGCCGGATCCGCACATCTGGTGGAACGCCATGTTCTTCCGGACATGCGCCACGGAAACGACAGCCCGGCTGCTCAAACTACGTCCGGACAAGGCGAACGACATTCGCGGAAGAGCGGCGTGGCTCCTGACCGAGTTGAGCGAACTGCACCAATATACGGCGATCGCCATCGCCCAAATTCCGGAGAAGAAGCGGCTTCTGGTGACCAGCCACGCCGCCTTCAACTACTTCGGCGAAGCGTACAACATCGAAGTCGCCCCCGTATTGGGAACGGACCCGGACACGCCGCCGAATACCGGAGAGTCAGCCCGACTGGCGGCGCTGTGCGCCAAACGAGGCGTACCGGCGATGTTTCATGAGAACTCGGTTTCCCCGGCGCAGAACGAGTTGATCGATGCCGTGCTTCGTCTGGCTAAAAAGAAGAAGAACTTCCCGATCGTTGTGGCGGGGACGTTGAGTTCGGGCAGCCTCGGCGAACCGGGAACGCCGGCAGGCAGTTATCTGGGCGCTTTCAAACAAAACGTGCGAATCATTGTGGAAGCTTTGGCGGGAAAGAAGGCTCACCCCTATTTCTATCAAAAGGATCGCCGCGCGCGTTGA
- a CDS encoding redoxin domain-containing protein, which produces MRKKHFVFPTLIAVVLFAVGAWPAGAVDFEAKGPSRGPAEAPVQLVEFFDFQCAHCAKLSPVLDVLVKDYGDLIRIVAMPINTPGHAYSEPAAELALTAADQGKFWEAYKEIFANQSELDDEYLAMLAEKLGIDKAEYAANQESHKHRSILRANFMLAVDDLELEVTPTVFLNGTRFEGNKSPDFYRYYINQELKKKNIASPVGDVPEPADKASAQVGRVPLELIFPVERMKPVDSQLKVKVGGRAPDFELPTTRMGVNVKLSQFRGDKNVVLSFVPAAWTPQCSAQWPEYNEYEEEFEELNTMVIGISADNVPSLYSWVTSMGRPWFVVASDFWPHGKVADSYGVFRPNGVTERAVFVIDTKGIIRFIDVHDINGRPSIKRTLEELRKLEQ; this is translated from the coding sequence ATGAGAAAAAAACACTTTGTCTTTCCAACATTGATTGCAGTTGTCCTTTTTGCCGTTGGTGCATGGCCGGCCGGCGCGGTGGACTTTGAAGCCAAAGGGCCCAGCCGCGGTCCCGCCGAAGCGCCCGTGCAACTTGTGGAGTTTTTCGATTTTCAGTGTGCCCACTGCGCCAAGCTTTCGCCGGTGCTCGATGTTCTCGTGAAGGATTACGGCGACCTGATCCGCATCGTGGCCATGCCGATCAACACGCCGGGTCATGCTTACAGTGAACCCGCCGCGGAACTGGCGCTCACTGCCGCCGACCAGGGTAAGTTCTGGGAAGCGTACAAAGAGATTTTCGCCAACCAGTCCGAACTGGACGACGAATACTTGGCCATGTTGGCGGAAAAACTGGGCATCGACAAAGCTGAGTACGCGGCCAACCAGGAATCGCACAAGCACCGGAGCATTCTGCGCGCGAACTTCATGTTGGCCGTCGATGACCTCGAGTTGGAGGTCACGCCGACGGTGTTCCTCAACGGGACACGCTTCGAAGGCAACAAATCGCCGGACTTCTACCGGTACTACATCAATCAAGAACTCAAGAAGAAGAACATCGCCAGTCCGGTCGGTGACGTGCCCGAGCCGGCGGACAAAGCCTCGGCGCAGGTTGGCCGCGTGCCGCTCGAATTGATTTTCCCGGTGGAACGGATGAAACCCGTGGACTCGCAACTCAAGGTGAAGGTGGGTGGCCGGGCTCCCGATTTCGAATTGCCGACCACGCGAATGGGCGTCAATGTGAAGCTCTCGCAATTCCGGGGTGACAAAAACGTCGTCCTTTCCTTTGTACCGGCCGCCTGGACGCCACAGTGCAGCGCGCAATGGCCGGAATACAACGAATACGAGGAGGAATTCGAAGAGCTTAACACCATGGTGATCGGCATCAGCGCCGACAACGTGCCGTCGCTCTACTCATGGGTGACTTCAATGGGGCGGCCGTGGTTTGTCGTGGCCTCGGATTTCTGGCCGCACGGGAAGGTTGCGGATTCCTACGGAGTTTTTCGTCCCAACGGCGTCACCGAGAGGGCGGTATTTGTCATTGACACCAAAGGTATAATCCGATTCATCGATGTCCACGACATCAATGGGCGGCCCAGTATAAAACGTACGCTGGAAGAACTGAGAAAACTGGAGCAATAA
- a CDS encoding acetoacetate decarboxylase family protein yields the protein MKPTHTIDPELLDNAADFTEPFYRRFHLRHAPQPLQLNDKIAKNYLFPTFYGDVTCAIGVFLCDWEKAARLMPHPKLKPISMLHGRSLVIFSCYEYKKVLGVAPYNEIAMTIPVLHNPAISVPVLPMLAAGLFPNFGYYCFSMPVTSLENQIRGVKIWGLPKVVHEIEISDEGDQCVVVDHEESGEPYFELRVPREGKPMKFDVSSNLYTRLGNELKQSETNFASTFNVTKHMGVLFNDSLQPDEEVLRIGDTPSGRVLRDLDIRPHPFQFRYARGMTACFDLSNDNFRSPVVFAGDGEETK from the coding sequence ATGAAACCGACCCACACCATCGATCCCGAGCTTCTCGACAATGCCGCCGATTTCACCGAACCGTTCTACCGGCGCTTCCACTTGCGCCATGCGCCTCAGCCGCTGCAATTGAACGACAAAATCGCCAAGAACTACCTCTTTCCCACTTTCTACGGAGACGTCACGTGCGCCATCGGCGTGTTCCTTTGCGACTGGGAAAAAGCGGCGCGGCTCATGCCCCATCCGAAGCTAAAACCAATCAGCATGCTGCACGGTCGCTCGCTCGTGATCTTCTCCTGTTACGAATACAAAAAGGTGCTGGGCGTCGCGCCGTACAACGAGATCGCCATGACGATTCCCGTGCTGCATAACCCGGCGATCAGCGTGCCGGTGTTGCCGATGCTCGCCGCCGGCCTGTTCCCGAATTTCGGTTACTACTGTTTCTCGATGCCGGTCACGTCGCTCGAAAACCAAATTCGCGGCGTCAAAATCTGGGGCCTGCCGAAGGTTGTGCATGAGATCGAAATTTCCGATGAAGGCGACCAGTGCGTCGTCGTCGACCATGAGGAGAGCGGCGAACCGTATTTCGAACTCCGCGTCCCGCGCGAGGGCAAACCGATGAAGTTCGATGTTTCCTCGAATCTGTATACGCGACTCGGCAACGAACTGAAGCAAAGCGAAACCAACTTCGCCTCGACGTTCAATGTCACCAAACACATGGGCGTTCTCTTCAACGATTCCCTGCAACCAGACGAGGAAGTCCTGCGTATCGGCGACACGCCTTCGGGGCGCGTCTTGCGCGATTTGGATATTCGGCCGCACCCCTTCCAGTTCCGTTACGCGCGCGGCATGACGGCCTGTTTCGACCTCTCCAACGATAACTTCCGCTCACCGGTAGTGTTCGCGGGCGATGGCGAGGAAACGAAATGA
- a CDS encoding EcsC family protein: MTLTPATMPSAYEIDAWRRIREWKDEPPSRPSGFSRLVQRPFHRAGDAVLNLPWVGGLVERTFEGLVGVLSDAARYTVRPAAVWQRAGRKTGREVTAAEHLRALPLETIDALLRPLPRKYFSLAAVEGAGTGFLGVWGIPADIMAVVGLNLRAVGEYATTCGFDIEREPERLFAMHLLTLAGSVDPGDRAAEFAELDDLAGKLAGRHAWHDLEKQVFFTVLRRIAKMLGVRITRAKIAQILPAVGLAAAGSFNALYTRRVCRAAFFLYRERLLVEKYGADPGVF, translated from the coding sequence ATGACCCTTACGCCCGCCACCATGCCCTCTGCGTACGAAATCGACGCGTGGCGACGTATCCGAGAATGGAAAGACGAACCGCCAAGCCGGCCTTCGGGATTCTCCCGGCTCGTGCAGCGACCTTTCCACCGCGCCGGCGACGCCGTGCTCAACCTGCCCTGGGTCGGCGGTCTTGTGGAACGAACATTCGAAGGCCTCGTCGGCGTTCTTTCCGATGCCGCGCGCTACACCGTTCGCCCCGCCGCCGTGTGGCAACGCGCCGGTCGGAAAACAGGCCGTGAGGTCACCGCCGCCGAACACCTGCGCGCGTTGCCCTTGGAAACGATCGATGCGTTGCTACGGCCGCTGCCCCGCAAATACTTCAGCCTCGCCGCTGTCGAGGGTGCGGGAACCGGTTTCTTGGGCGTGTGGGGCATCCCCGCCGACATCATGGCGGTGGTCGGGCTGAACCTGCGGGCGGTCGGCGAGTACGCGACGACTTGCGGCTTCGACATCGAGCGTGAACCCGAACGCCTATTCGCCATGCATCTACTCACGCTGGCCGGTTCGGTCGATCCGGGGGACCGCGCCGCCGAGTTTGCCGAATTGGACGACCTTGCCGGCAAGCTGGCCGGACGGCATGCGTGGCATGATTTGGAGAAACAGGTTTTTTTCACGGTGCTGCGCAGAATCGCCAAAATGCTCGGCGTACGCATCACGCGGGCTAAGATCGCTCAGATTCTTCCGGCGGTCGGGTTGGCGGCGGCGGGAAGCTTCAACGCGTTGTACACGCGTCGCGTATGCCGCGCGGCGTTCTTTCTATATCGGGAGCGATTGCTGGTCGAAAAGTACGGCGCCGACCCAGGCGTTTTTTGA
- a CDS encoding 2-dehydropantoate 2-reductase has product MKIDEHSKVLFFGAGAIGASVGGWLSGRFANVYFYDKPEIRDVLGDKGITMYWGETPQEPCTVRARTIDDLRDAADARIVAIAVKNYSLEPVAKMIREAIGDNAIVIGLQNGVENQKILPRYFSRVVYCIVSYNAWLDETGVVGYQKHGPLVLGTLHNELMPEMKNIAKLWSHAVETVVTKRFQDAAHCKLIINLANSLTTLIGHRYREISDRALFQKVLTNMTWEGVQIARAAGYSESKLGGMPPWKLLWAGSHLPRFLTGRMFEKNVKKMVISSMAQDVLQRRQGESELETINGYLLDLAREHGVVTPYNRVVYELCRKKFAEPDFQPMDITEVWHEIELIL; this is encoded by the coding sequence ATGAAAATTGACGAACATTCGAAAGTCTTGTTTTTCGGTGCCGGAGCGATCGGTGCGTCGGTCGGCGGCTGGCTGAGCGGTCGCTTCGCCAACGTGTATTTCTACGACAAGCCGGAAATCCGCGACGTGCTCGGCGACAAGGGTATCACGATGTACTGGGGCGAGACGCCGCAGGAACCCTGCACGGTGCGCGCGCGAACGATTGACGACCTGCGCGACGCCGCCGATGCCCGGATCGTGGCGATCGCCGTGAAAAATTACAGTCTCGAACCGGTCGCTAAAATGATCCGCGAAGCGATCGGCGACAACGCTATCGTCATCGGTCTGCAAAACGGAGTCGAAAACCAGAAAATCCTGCCGCGGTACTTCAGCCGCGTTGTTTATTGCATCGTCAGCTACAACGCGTGGCTCGACGAAACCGGTGTCGTCGGCTACCAAAAGCACGGCCCGTTGGTCCTCGGCACCTTGCACAACGAGTTGATGCCGGAAATGAAAAACATCGCCAAGCTCTGGAGCCACGCCGTGGAAACCGTCGTGACCAAGCGCTTCCAGGATGCCGCCCACTGCAAACTGATCATCAACCTGGCCAATTCGTTGACCACGCTGATCGGCCACCGGTACCGCGAAATCAGCGACCGCGCCCTGTTCCAAAAAGTACTGACCAATATGACCTGGGAAGGCGTGCAAATCGCCCGCGCCGCCGGTTACAGCGAATCAAAACTGGGCGGCATGCCGCCGTGGAAACTGCTGTGGGCGGGCTCGCATTTGCCTCGCTTTCTGACCGGGCGGATGTTCGAGAAAAACGTCAAGAAGATGGTCATCAGCAGCATGGCGCAGGACGTGTTACAGCGACGGCAGGGCGAATCGGAACTGGAAACGATCAACGGCTACCTGCTCGACCTGGCGCGCGAGCACGGCGTCGTCACGCCCTACAACCGCGTCGTCTATGAACTTTGCCGCAAGAAATTCGCCGAACCTGATTTCCAGCCGATGGACATTACCGAAGTGTGGCACGAGATCGAGTTGATCCTCTAA